From the genome of Triticum aestivum cultivar Chinese Spring chromosome 3B, IWGSC CS RefSeq v2.1, whole genome shotgun sequence, one region includes:
- the LOC123071440 gene encoding histone lysine acetyltransferase CREBBP isoform X1 produces MPQEKPVQYVPSGDDGPSVTPPPSSISPPVAPLYRSISTLGSRFHPDPPLGGTAPAPPPHPMSGSAPAPRQTAVPALPAPTPQRTAGLAPAPRRYAGPAPGPGRSPGPAPAPRRTAGPAPAPRRYASPAPAPRRSASPAPAPRLTAGPAPPRTVATPPGGPTRSSPWTVAMPPSGPVSFSPPRTVTTPRGAHARSLPRTLATTRVCPARSPPRTIGTASSSPRTVAEPRGCPARALSQTAMPPGDTARAPPRTVAMPLHGRTPAFDHHLPMLLPLGDDGDGTNKVWTGEKRRRKYLPPSSSDAPATTQHLQDPISHATDMEMEDTILPQEGGDEHTGPGVILTKEDQAEYAKILRPNISPPIDPNSYMAFEDYDEIEERLARLRIAYYKIVKPEAAHELKEPEEYTEDELIKESYFRHLEDDDSFEWFFHRDDSQNPGLNDYQRIVLSNFLPDSCERLYRYHDDYRSRYHTYEIDSVYVKYYGEISKKLKWVADYVNLDRSTEKVSMPRRKSRNICIHIHIHIMINFFALQWRNMDTIAWRQALRIATHFPHMTVRLAAFAYNEYIIELREDASLKDIDLLYFEIWRLVAKEDRKYLDAVKEVYAMDKFAIHKRVLHAELNAATVFVTIKQMIYSIVTEGGIDLKAKEDEARDVFSKLAFGKHKTKNMAQYAEKKMEIAGRLGLDKKERFVFARI; encoded by the exons ATGCCGCAAGAGAAGCCCGTCCAGTATGTTCCATCGGGCGATGATGGACCTTCGGTCACGCCGCCGCCCAGCTCGATCTCGCCTCCGGTCGCCCCTCTGTATCGTTCGATCTCGACTCTGGGCTCCAGGTTTCACCCCGATCCGCCACTCGGCGGCACCGCTCCCGCCCCACCGCCGCATCCCATGAGCGGTTCCGCTCCCGCCCCGCGGCAGACCGCCGTCCCCGCTCTGCCTGCTCCCACTCCGCAGCGGACCGCCGGCCTTGCTCCCGCCCCGCGGCGGTACGCCGGCCCTGCTCCCGGCCCGGGGCGGTCCCCCGGCCCTGCTCCCGCCCCGCGGCGGACCGCCGGCCCTGCTCCCGCCCCGCGGCGGTACGCCAGCCCTGCTCCCGCCCCGCGGCGGTCCGCCAGCCCTGCTCCCGCCCCGCGGCTGACCGCTGGCCCCGCTCCGCCGCGGACCGTTGCCACCCCACCAGGCGGCCCCACTCGCTCCTCGCCTTGGACGGTCGCCATGCCACCAAGCGGCCCCGTCTCTTTCTCCCCGCCGCGGACCGTCACCACGCCACGAGGCGCCCACGCTCGCTCCCTGCCGCGGACCCTCGCCACCACACGAGTTTGCCCTGCTCGCTCCCCGCCGCGGACCATCGGCACCGCTAGCTCCTCGCCGCGGACCGTCGCCGAGCCACGAGGCTGCCCAGCTCGTGCCCTGTCGCAGACCGCCATGCCACCAGGCGACACTGCTCGTGCCCCGCCGCGGACTGTCGCCATGCCGCTCCACGGCCGCACTCCTGCCTTCGACCATCATCTTCCGATGCTCCTGCCACTGGGCGATGATGGAGATGGAACAAACAAGGTGTGGACAGGGGAGAAGAGGCGCCGCAAGTACCTACCCCCATCATCTTCCGATGCTCCTGCCACTACCCAGCATCTTCAAGACCCGATTTCTCATGCGACAGACATGGAGATGGAGGACACCATCTTGCCACAAGAAGGTGGCGATGAGCACACCGGGCCAGGCGTTATTCTCACCAAGGAAGACCAGGCCGAATATGCTAAAATTTTGCGTCCCAATATTTCTCCTCCTATTGACCCGAACTCTTATATGGCATTTGAGGACTACGACGAGATAGAAGAGCGCCTTGCACGCCTTCGCATCGCTTATTACAAG ATTGTGAAGCCAGAGGCTGCACATGAACTAAAGGAACCAGAAGAGTACACCGAGGATGAACTTATTAAGGAGTCCTACTTTCGGCATTTGGAGGATGATGATAGTTTTGAGTGGTTCTTCCATCGCGATGATAGCCAGAACCCTGGATTGAATGACTACCAACGCATTGTCCTTAGTAATTTC CTGCCTGATAGTTGTGAACGCCTGTATCGCTATCACGATGATTACCGCTCACGTTATCATACATATGAAATTGATTCCGTTTATGTCAAGTACTATGGAGAAATATCAAAGAAATTGAAG TGGGTTGCAGATTATGTAAATCTGGATCGCAGTACCGAGAAGGTAAGTATGCCCCGCAGGAAATCACGAAATATATGtatacacatacacatacacataaTGATTAACTTCTTTGCACTTCAGTGGAGAAACATGGATACTATAGCATGGAGGCAAGCATTGAGGATTGCAACCCACTTCCCCCATATGACTGTTCGTTTAGCTGCTTTTGCTTATAAT GAGTACATTATAGAGCTGAGAGAAGATGCGTCCCTCAAGGACATAGATCTTCtctattttgagatatggaggcttGTCGCCAAGGAAGAT agaaaataCTTAGATGCTGTGAAGGAAGTATATGCAATGGACAAATTTGCTATACACAAAAGGGTACTACATGCTGAACTGAATGCGGCTACTGTCTTTGTAACAATAAAGCAAATG atttattctaTTGTCACGGAGGGTGGCATTGATCTGAAG GCTAAGGAGGATGAAGCTCGGGATGTGTTTAGCAAGTTAGCTTTCGGGAAG CATAAAACAAAGAACATGGCGCAGTACGCTGAGAAGAAGATGGAGATCGCAGGTCGGTTGGGTTTGGACAAAAAG GAAAGATTTGTTTTCGCGAGAATATGA
- the LOC123071440 gene encoding histone lysine acetyltransferase CREBBP isoform X2 yields the protein MPQEKPVQYVPSGDDGPSVTPPPSSISPPVAPLYRSISTLGSRFHPDPPLGGTAPAPPPHPMSGSAPAPRQTAVPALPAPTPQRTAGLAPAPRRYAGPAPGPGRSPGPAPAPRRTAGPAPAPRRYASPAPAPRRSASPAPAPRLTAGPAPPRTVATPPGGPTRSSPWTVAMPPSGPVSFSPPRTVTTPRGAHARSLPRTLATTRVCPARSPPRTIGTASSSPRTVAEPRGCPARALSQTAMPPGDTARAPPRTVAMPLHGRTPAFDHHLPMLLPLGDDGDGTNKVWTGEKRRRKYLPPSSSDAPATTQHLQDPISHATDMEMEDTILPQEGGDEHTGPGVILTKEDQAEYAKILRPNISPPIDPNSYMAFEDYDEIEERLARLRIAYYKIVKPEAAHELKEPEEYTEDELIKESYFRHLEDDDSFEWFFHRDDSQNPGLNDYQRIVLSNFLPDSCERLYRYHDDYRSRYHTYEIDSVYVKYYGEISKKLKWVADYVNLDRSTEKWRNMDTIAWRQALRIATHFPHMTVRLAAFAYNEYIIELREDASLKDIDLLYFEIWRLVAKEDRKYLDAVKEVYAMDKFAIHKRVLHAELNAATVFVTIKQMIYSIVTEGGIDLKAKEDEARDVFSKLAFGKHKTKNMAQYAEKKMEIAGRLGLDKKERFVFARI from the exons ATGCCGCAAGAGAAGCCCGTCCAGTATGTTCCATCGGGCGATGATGGACCTTCGGTCACGCCGCCGCCCAGCTCGATCTCGCCTCCGGTCGCCCCTCTGTATCGTTCGATCTCGACTCTGGGCTCCAGGTTTCACCCCGATCCGCCACTCGGCGGCACCGCTCCCGCCCCACCGCCGCATCCCATGAGCGGTTCCGCTCCCGCCCCGCGGCAGACCGCCGTCCCCGCTCTGCCTGCTCCCACTCCGCAGCGGACCGCCGGCCTTGCTCCCGCCCCGCGGCGGTACGCCGGCCCTGCTCCCGGCCCGGGGCGGTCCCCCGGCCCTGCTCCCGCCCCGCGGCGGACCGCCGGCCCTGCTCCCGCCCCGCGGCGGTACGCCAGCCCTGCTCCCGCCCCGCGGCGGTCCGCCAGCCCTGCTCCCGCCCCGCGGCTGACCGCTGGCCCCGCTCCGCCGCGGACCGTTGCCACCCCACCAGGCGGCCCCACTCGCTCCTCGCCTTGGACGGTCGCCATGCCACCAAGCGGCCCCGTCTCTTTCTCCCCGCCGCGGACCGTCACCACGCCACGAGGCGCCCACGCTCGCTCCCTGCCGCGGACCCTCGCCACCACACGAGTTTGCCCTGCTCGCTCCCCGCCGCGGACCATCGGCACCGCTAGCTCCTCGCCGCGGACCGTCGCCGAGCCACGAGGCTGCCCAGCTCGTGCCCTGTCGCAGACCGCCATGCCACCAGGCGACACTGCTCGTGCCCCGCCGCGGACTGTCGCCATGCCGCTCCACGGCCGCACTCCTGCCTTCGACCATCATCTTCCGATGCTCCTGCCACTGGGCGATGATGGAGATGGAACAAACAAGGTGTGGACAGGGGAGAAGAGGCGCCGCAAGTACCTACCCCCATCATCTTCCGATGCTCCTGCCACTACCCAGCATCTTCAAGACCCGATTTCTCATGCGACAGACATGGAGATGGAGGACACCATCTTGCCACAAGAAGGTGGCGATGAGCACACCGGGCCAGGCGTTATTCTCACCAAGGAAGACCAGGCCGAATATGCTAAAATTTTGCGTCCCAATATTTCTCCTCCTATTGACCCGAACTCTTATATGGCATTTGAGGACTACGACGAGATAGAAGAGCGCCTTGCACGCCTTCGCATCGCTTATTACAAG ATTGTGAAGCCAGAGGCTGCACATGAACTAAAGGAACCAGAAGAGTACACCGAGGATGAACTTATTAAGGAGTCCTACTTTCGGCATTTGGAGGATGATGATAGTTTTGAGTGGTTCTTCCATCGCGATGATAGCCAGAACCCTGGATTGAATGACTACCAACGCATTGTCCTTAGTAATTTC CTGCCTGATAGTTGTGAACGCCTGTATCGCTATCACGATGATTACCGCTCACGTTATCATACATATGAAATTGATTCCGTTTATGTCAAGTACTATGGAGAAATATCAAAGAAATTGAAG TGGGTTGCAGATTATGTAAATCTGGATCGCAGTACCGAGAAG TGGAGAAACATGGATACTATAGCATGGAGGCAAGCATTGAGGATTGCAACCCACTTCCCCCATATGACTGTTCGTTTAGCTGCTTTTGCTTATAAT GAGTACATTATAGAGCTGAGAGAAGATGCGTCCCTCAAGGACATAGATCTTCtctattttgagatatggaggcttGTCGCCAAGGAAGAT agaaaataCTTAGATGCTGTGAAGGAAGTATATGCAATGGACAAATTTGCTATACACAAAAGGGTACTACATGCTGAACTGAATGCGGCTACTGTCTTTGTAACAATAAAGCAAATG atttattctaTTGTCACGGAGGGTGGCATTGATCTGAAG GCTAAGGAGGATGAAGCTCGGGATGTGTTTAGCAAGTTAGCTTTCGGGAAG CATAAAACAAAGAACATGGCGCAGTACGCTGAGAAGAAGATGGAGATCGCAGGTCGGTTGGGTTTGGACAAAAAG GAAAGATTTGTTTTCGCGAGAATATGA